The nucleotide window CCGCGGAACCCGAAGCCGAGGTGCTGGCCCGGTTCCAGACCTCCTGGCTGCGCTACTCCCCCTTCTCGGTCGCCGGGCTCGCGCTGGCCGCCGGCGCGGCCGGCCTCACCGCGCAGATCGCCAACGACGCCGGGGTCTTCGACGAGGGGATCGGCATCGCGCGCGACGCCGTCGACGCGGTGCGCGACACCGCGATCGGATTCGTCGTCCTGGGGGCGTGCCTCCTCGTGATCATCGTCGGCGGCGTCCTGTCGGTCCTGGGGTACGTCCTGAACTACTGGAACTTCCGGCTCCTCCGCCATCCCGACGGGACCCTGCGCACCGAACGCGGACTGCTCACCACCAACGCGATCAGCTTCGACGAGCGGCGTATCCGTGGCAGTCACCTCACCGAGCCGGTACTCATGCGGCCACTGAAAGGTGCTCGGCTGCAGGCGATCGCCACCGGCAGCACCAAACACCCGCTGCTGCTCCCGCCGGCACCCATCGACGAGGCCATGCGCGTCGCCGGACTCGTCACCCACGAACGGGCCGAGCTGACCACACCGCTCGTCGGACACGGCACCACCGCCCGGTTGCGCCGCCTCAACCGCGGATTCCTGTGCGGGGCCGCGGCACTCATCGTCATCGGCATCGCCGTCGTCACCCGCGCGATCCCGGCACCCTGGCTCGTGGTGGGAGTCGTCGCAGTCCTCTTCTCGACCGCACTCGGCGTCGTCCGCGCCCGTCATCTCGGACATCGGTTGACGGCTCGCTCGGTGGTCATCGCCCCGCCGAGCGTCGCCCGGCAACGCGTGGTCGTCGACCGGGACGGCGTGATCGGCTGGGCCAGCCGCACGTCGCTCTTCCAACGCCGGGGCGGCGTGACCACGCTGATACTCGCCACGGCCGCGGGCGCCGAGCACTACGCGCTCGTCGACGTCGAGGAGGAGACCGCGGCGGCCGTGGCCCACGACGTCTCGCCCGACTGGATTCGCCCGTTCCTCACACGCTGATCTCGACGGTCAGTACAGGGGCAGGCCGGCCGCGGCGGCGAGCAATCCGAGCACCGCGCAGACGCCGAGGGTGCGGAGCACGGACTGCTTGAGCGGATAGATGAGGACGAAGGCGATCACCGTGATCACGAGCGCGAGCGGCCGCAGCGTGTCGAGGTGCGGGACCGCGAGGTGCAACGGTCCGGCGGTGACGACCGTGGTGTCGCGGAAGAGCGTGTGCAGGGCGAAGTAGAGGGCGAGGTTCGCGATCACGCCCACCACCGCCGCGGTGACGCCGTTCAGCGCGGACGTGAGATGCCGGTTGTTGCGCAGCTTTTCGATGAACGGTGCACCGAGGAAGATGAACACGAAACTCGGCACGAAGGTGACCCAGGTGGTCAACAGCGCGCCGATGGTCGCCGCGACCCAGGGATCGAGTCCGCCGGGATCGCGGTAGGCGCCGAGGAACGCGACGAACTGGACGACCATGATGAGGGGGCCGGGCGTCGTCTCGGCCAGTCCCAGTCCGCGCACCATCTCGCCGGGGGTTACCCAGCCGTAGACGTCCACCGCCTGCTGGGCGATGTAGGCCAGGACGGCATAGGCACCACCGAAGGTGATGAGGGCGGTCCAGGTGAAGAACGTGCCCTGCTGGGTGAACACACTGCCCGTCCCGGTGGTTGCCACGACGATGCCCATCGGGATGACCCAGGCCAGCACACCGACGCCGAGCACGATCGCGGCGCGACGCCAGCTCGGGGACGCCGTGTGGATCGCGTCGTCGGCGATGACCGGCGCCGGCCCGTCGTCCGATGTCTCGGCACGGGCGGTGACGTGGTGGCGGCCGGTCAACCAGCCGACGAGGCCGGCCGCCGCGATGACGATCGGGAAGGGAAGGGCGAAGACCGCGAGCGCGATGAATGCGGCGACGGCGATGGCGATCTGGATACGCCCGGTGAGTGCCCGCTTGCTGACCCGGGTGACCGCCTGGGCGACGATCGCCAGCACTGCCGGGCCGATACCGGCGAACAGCGCGGCCACGATGGTGGTTGCCCCGAACGCGACGTAGACGGCCGACAGTCCCAGGATCGCGATCGCGCCCGGCAAGACGAAGAGGATGCCGGCGATCAATCCCCCGGCGGTGCCGTTGAGCAGCCAGCCGACGTAGATGGCGAGTTGCTGCGCCTCGGGTCCCGGCAGCAGCATGCAGTAGTTGAGAGCGTGCAGGAACCGGCGCTGACCGATCCAGCGCCGATCGTCGACCAGCGCGCGCTGCATCACCGCGATCTGGCCCGCGGGGCCTCCGAAGGTCTGCAGCGAGATCAGGAACCACGCCCAGGTCGCGGTTCGCAACGACACACCCGCCGACGGATCGACCACTGCGCCCGTTCCACCGGCAGCCGACTCACCGGCCACCGGCTCCGACGGCACCTCCGACCGCCTGGACGAATCCGAACCTCCGGGCAGACCGGATCTCTCCGACATCGCCACACCCAACCCTCTCTCGCATGCCGCGGGCTTCTGGTGCCACGGCCGTCGTGCACTGCAGCAGATGCAACCACGGTTACAATTGAGTTGTCCAGGGTTTGATGCAGGGTGAGCGGCGGGTCACGACATCGGTTGCCGTTGCATGATCTGATGGACATGTCGAGGAGGTGATCGGTGACCGAAGCCTGGGTGATGCTCGTGTACCGGGTACCGCGGGAGCCGTCGACGCCGCGAATCGCGATCTGGCGCAAACTCCGCAGGTACGGCGCATACCAGCTGACCGACGGGGTGGTCCTGCTGCCCGCGAGCCCCCGAACCCGCGAACAACTCGAATGGGTGGCCGAGGACGCGGTCAGCGCCGGCGGCTCGGGCGAGGTCTGGGAGGCCGCGCCCACCAATCCGGCTGAGCTCGAACGGATCCGGACCGAACTCCAGGAGGCGCGCGGCGCCGAGTACGCCGAGATCGTGGCCGAGGCACAACACGTGGCCGAGCACGCCGACCCAGCCAAACAGCTGGGCGCGCTGCGTCGCAGGTTCCGCGAGATCACCCGCCGGGATCATTTTCCGACCGAATCGCGCGAGACCGCCCGCCAAGCGCTCCGCACCCTGGCCGACCAGGTCGTCGAGGCCGAACCGGCGCGGCCGTCATGAGGTGGGCGACGCGCGCCGGCGTCCACATCGACCGGGCGGCCTGCGCATGGCTCATCCGCCGTTACGTCGATCCCGCCGCGGAGTTCGTCTTCGTCACCGATCCCACCGAAATCCCCTCGGATGCCACCCCTTTCGACATGCGCGGGGTCGAGCTGGGCCATCACGACGGCGACTGCACCTTCGAGACCATCCTGCGCAGGCACGACCTGGGCGACCCCGTCCTGTGGGCGATCGCCGAGATCGTCCACGAGGCCGACATCGAAGACGACCGGTACGACGCCCCGGAGGCACCGGGACTCGACGTCGTCCTCCGCGGGTTGTCACTCTCCGGCGACGACACCCGGACACTCCAGGTCGCCGACGCCATCTTCGACGGCCTGTACGAGTACTACCGCCAGCGCACCCTCACCGGCCGCGAACCGTCGTGAGCAAGTGCTCCACGGGGCGCGGTCGCGGTAGATACACAGACCGCTTCCGAGTGGCACTCACGATGCCCGCCGGTGCCTTGTGGACCCTGCTCGCCGTGCATCGGGAGGGTCGGCCAGGTCCGAGTAGGACAGGGGCAGCCGGGTGCGTACCCGCTGCGCCAGGTCCGGCAGGTCCAGCGCCTCGAGATAGACCGCCCACGCGGCGGCCGGCATGCGCGCACAGAGATCCCCGTCGAGACGGACCTCCGGCCGCCGACGCTGAGCCGCGGCCACTCGTGACCGGTCTGCGGCCGTGAAGATCTCGGCCGGCGTGGTGACGAACATCGCGCTCTCTTCCCCCGAAAAGTTCAATCAACTGCATCTCCTAGTGTGCCATCCTGCATTTATGGGGGAAACACTACGGGTGCGCTGTGACGGATGCGGGGCCGAGATATCGGTGAGGATCACCGGCGGACGAGGGATATCCGCAGTTCAGCGCGCCGCACGCATCGACGCAGTGCTCGGAGCGGCCGGATGGTCGACCACCGGTCTGACCGACTTCTGTCCCGACTGCATCGACACCGACCCGGAACCTACCGCCGGAACCCGGCCGCACCTGACCATCGTGCGCGACCAGCCGTCGGCGTGGGCCGACCGCGATCCCACCGCCGGGACGCCGACACCGACCGACTGAGACGATTCGCCAAAACCGTCCGACCCGCTTTCGCGCTGTGGTAGACATCACACCAGATGAGTCAACGCTGACTGTTCTCGGTCGGCCGAGATCGTGTCGACGAAGGGGTCGTGGGGATGACGGACGCCAATTCCAACTCGAAACTCAACTCTCCGAACGGTTTTCCGCGTCGATCCGTGTTGCGCGGATCGGCGGCCGCCGCGGTGCTCGCCGGAACCGCGGTGGCGTTGCCGGGCGTCGGCGTACCCACCGCACGGGCGGTGCCTCGTCAAGGCCGCGGGCGCGGTCGCGACGTCGCGATCTTCGGCGGCGGGATGGCCGGCTTGTCCGCGGCGCACGAGCTCATCGAACGGGGCTTCGCGGTCACGGTCTACGAACCGTCCCGGCTCGGAGGCAAGGCCTACAGCCACGACGTCCCGGGCACCGCGCGGGGCGGGCGCCTCGCGCTCCCCGGCGAGCACGGTTTCCGCTTCTTCCCCGGCTGCTACCAACACGTGCCGGACACCATGGAGCGAATTCCGCTGGGCGCGAGCAATGTTCGAGATCGGCATCTCGTCGACGTCGAGTCGGCGGTGATCGCTTTCGACGACGCCGGATACGCGCCGACCACCGCCCCGGCATCGATCATGGGTTTTGTCCAACACGCGTCCGAGATAGTGACGCTGGACAACCTGCGCAACGCGTTCATGACCGGGCTGAAGTTCGTCGTCGATGTCCCGCCTCCCGAACTCGCCTTCTTCGTCACCCGCGAGCTGATCATCGCGACGAGCTGCACCGAGCGCCGGATCGGCCAGTGGGAGAACCAGTCCTGGATGCAGTTCGTGAAGTCCAAGGGCAAGTCTCGGGCCTACCAGCGATACCTCGTCGGAGCGCTCACGCGAGCACTCGTCGCGGCCAAACCCGACACCGCGTCGGCCCGCACCATCGGCCAGATCGGACTCGCCCTGGCCACGTCGGCGACCGGACTGGTCAGCGGCTACGACGCCGGGCTCGTGCACGGCGGAGTCGACCGGATCCTCAACCGCCCCACCAACCATGCGTGGATCGATCCCTGGGTAGCCCACCTCCGCCGTCGTGGCGTCCGGTTCGAGATGGGGACCGGTCTGGCGCGGCTGACTCTCGCCCGCGGCCGGATCAGCGGTGCGCAACTCGCGTCGGGCGCGTCGGTGGATGCCGACTGGTACGTCGCCGCGATGCCGATCGACCGGCTCCGTCCGCTGCTGTCGCCCGAGCTGATCAGCGCCGACCCGTCGCTGGCCGGGATTCATGCCCTGAAAGACGACTGGATGGTCGGCATCCAGTACTTCCTCTCCCGGCGCGCCGACATGCCGCCGAGCCACATCGCGGCGCTGGGTACTCCGTGGGCGCTGACCGGGCTGTTCCAGGCCCGTCCGTGGAACGTCGACTTCGCGCGTACCTACGGGGACGGCCGGGTGAAAGACTGTCTGTCCATCGACATCTCGGAATGGGAGAAGCCGGGCATCCTCTACGGCAAACCCGCCAGGCAATGCACCCGGAACGAGATCGCGCGCGAGGTGTGGGCACAGATGAGCCGCGCGATGAACTCCGGGTCGCGAAAGATCCTGCGGTCGGAGGAGATCGTCACCTGGTCCCTCGACCCGGGCATCACCTGGTCGCCGTCGATCGCCAACGCCACCCCGCTGATGGTGAACACCGCAGGCTCGTACAAGAACCGGCCGAACGCCTACACATCCATCCCGAATCTGTTCATCGGGGGCGACCACGTCCGGAGCAACATCGATCTCGCCACGATGGAAGGCGCCAACGAATCCGGGCGTCGGGTGACCAACGCGATCATCGCGGCCGCCGACAGCCCCGCCCGCGCGGCCACCGTGTTCCCGCTCTGGGAGCTGCCGATGCTCGAGCCGCTGAAACAGATCGATCGCGATCGCTACCGGGCGCGACTCCCGCACATCCTCGACGTCTGAGGCCGTCGATAATCAGCGACGCTCCGAACTACGATGCCTCCGTGACCACCTCCCCCGGCGCCGCCCGGCGCGCGCGGCAGCAACGCAGCGGGGTCACCCAGACCCGCATCCTCGATGCCGCGATCCGCGTCCTCGTCGACAGCGGGTACGCCGCCGCCAGTACGGTCGCGATCCAGAACGAGGCGGGCGTCAGCCGGGGCAGGTTGTTGCACCACTATCCCTCGCGCGACGCGCTGCTGATGGCGGCCGTCGGACACCTCGCCCGTACCCGGATCGCCGAACTGCCCAGTCGCGTGGACTGGCCGGCAGATCCGATCCAGCGCATCGCGCTGGCCACCGACGTCGGGTGGTCGACCTTCCACCAGCCGTATTTCGTCGCGTCGATGGAACTGTGGGTGGCCGCGCGGACCAATGCCAATCTGCGTACGGCGCTGCTACCGACCGAGCGTGAGATCGGCCAGACCGTGCGACGCGCGGTGGCCGGTTTCCTCGGTCCCGAACTCACCGCGTCGCCGCGTTACGCCGATCTCTATCCGCTGCTCCTGACCAGCATGCGCGGCGCGGCGACGACCTACCTCATCGACCGGCGCGACCCGACGACCGATCCCCACCTCCCCCTGTGGCGGGACCTCACCCGCGTGTACCTCCTCGGCGACGCCGGGGTCACCCGGTCCGCCGAGTCGTCGCCTCAGTCCCCCGAGTCCGCCACGTCCCCGGACGATGCCAGCGCCTCGAGCAGCCGGTCGACGAACGGGACCTGAGCGGGATTGAGCCTGGTCCGCGCGAGATCGGTCGAACACCACTCGGCGCGATCGATCTCCGGGAACGCCCGCATCCGGCCCGACCGGGGCGGCCACATCAGATCGAACGTGTTGCTGACGACAGACGCAACGTCGAGGTCACCCGCCACGCCGAAACCGATCACCCGCTTGCCG belongs to Gordonia sp. KTR9 and includes:
- a CDS encoding hydroxysqualene dehydroxylase, with product MTDANSNSKLNSPNGFPRRSVLRGSAAAAVLAGTAVALPGVGVPTARAVPRQGRGRGRDVAIFGGGMAGLSAAHELIERGFAVTVYEPSRLGGKAYSHDVPGTARGGRLALPGEHGFRFFPGCYQHVPDTMERIPLGASNVRDRHLVDVESAVIAFDDAGYAPTTAPASIMGFVQHASEIVTLDNLRNAFMTGLKFVVDVPPPELAFFVTRELIIATSCTERRIGQWENQSWMQFVKSKGKSRAYQRYLVGALTRALVAAKPDTASARTIGQIGLALATSATGLVSGYDAGLVHGGVDRILNRPTNHAWIDPWVAHLRRRGVRFEMGTGLARLTLARGRISGAQLASGASVDADWYVAAMPIDRLRPLLSPELISADPSLAGIHALKDDWMVGIQYFLSRRADMPPSHIAALGTPWALTGLFQARPWNVDFARTYGDGRVKDCLSIDISEWEKPGILYGKPARQCTRNEIAREVWAQMSRAMNSGSRKILRSEEIVTWSLDPGITWSPSIANATPLMVNTAGSYKNRPNAYTSIPNLFIGGDHVRSNIDLATMEGANESGRRVTNAIIAAADSPARAATVFPLWELPMLEPLKQIDRDRYRARLPHILDV
- a CDS encoding chromate resistance protein ChrB domain-containing protein, translated to MRWATRAGVHIDRAACAWLIRRYVDPAAEFVFVTDPTEIPSDATPFDMRGVELGHHDGDCTFETILRRHDLGDPVLWAIAEIVHEADIEDDRYDAPEAPGLDVVLRGLSLSGDDTRTLQVADAIFDGLYEYYRQRTLTGREPS
- a CDS encoding TetR/AcrR family transcriptional regulator, whose protein sequence is MTTSPGAARRARQQRSGVTQTRILDAAIRVLVDSGYAAASTVAIQNEAGVSRGRLLHHYPSRDALLMAAVGHLARTRIAELPSRVDWPADPIQRIALATDVGWSTFHQPYFVASMELWVAARTNANLRTALLPTEREIGQTVRRAVAGFLGPELTASPRYADLYPLLLTSMRGAATTYLIDRRDPTTDPHLPLWRDLTRVYLLGDAGVTRSAESSPQSPESATSPDDASASSSRSTNGT
- a CDS encoding PH domain-containing protein; translated protein: MTRPEPFAVDGPDDWHRLSPWMMAVKPVELLPSLVPVVIALVFAGSGAPLFTLIATAVIVPFVTVVPWLTTRYQVTDEHVRVRSGLITRKVATARRDRIRSVDLTASPVHRVLKLQKVKIGTGGDDESSTVVLTALPVDQARALHDNLMATRTHRGLSSPADGTHPDDPAAAEPEAEVLARFQTSWLRYSPFSVAGLALAAGAAGLTAQIANDAGVFDEGIGIARDAVDAVRDTAIGFVVLGACLLVIIVGGVLSVLGYVLNYWNFRLLRHPDGTLRTERGLLTTNAISFDERRIRGSHLTEPVLMRPLKGARLQAIATGSTKHPLLLPPAPIDEAMRVAGLVTHERAELTTPLVGHGTTARLRRLNRGFLCGAAALIVIGIAVVTRAIPAPWLVVGVVAVLFSTALGVVRARHLGHRLTARSVVIAPPSVARQRVVVDRDGVIGWASRTSLFQRRGGVTTLILATAAGAEHYALVDVEEETAAAVAHDVSPDWIRPFLTR
- the chrA gene encoding chromate efflux transporter; translated protein: MAMSERSGLPGGSDSSRRSEVPSEPVAGESAAGGTGAVVDPSAGVSLRTATWAWFLISLQTFGGPAGQIAVMQRALVDDRRWIGQRRFLHALNYCMLLPGPEAQQLAIYVGWLLNGTAGGLIAGILFVLPGAIAILGLSAVYVAFGATTIVAALFAGIGPAVLAIVAQAVTRVSKRALTGRIQIAIAVAAFIALAVFALPFPIVIAAAGLVGWLTGRHHVTARAETSDDGPAPVIADDAIHTASPSWRRAAIVLGVGVLAWVIPMGIVVATTGTGSVFTQQGTFFTWTALITFGGAYAVLAYIAQQAVDVYGWVTPGEMVRGLGLAETTPGPLIMVVQFVAFLGAYRDPGGLDPWVAATIGALLTTWVTFVPSFVFIFLGAPFIEKLRNNRHLTSALNGVTAAVVGVIANLALYFALHTLFRDTTVVTAGPLHLAVPHLDTLRPLALVITVIAFVLIYPLKQSVLRTLGVCAVLGLLAAAAGLPLY
- a CDS encoding Chromate resistance protein ChrB → MTEAWVMLVYRVPREPSTPRIAIWRKLRRYGAYQLTDGVVLLPASPRTREQLEWVAEDAVSAGGSGEVWEAAPTNPAELERIRTELQEARGAEYAEIVAEAQHVAEHADPAKQLGALRRRFREITRRDHFPTESRETARQALRTLADQVVEAEPARPS